A single Arcanobacterium canis DNA region contains:
- the dinB gene encoding DNA polymerase IV, whose protein sequence is MSRAPRSAAAKRSWGSDDSQTNIMHVDMDAFFVSVELLERPELRGLPVAVGGESRGVISAASYEARRFGVNSAMPVARAKRICPELMIIPPDHHKYSAISKRIMSLLADITPTVEQLSVDEAFLDVGGARKAVGTPVEIGRRLRARIRDTVGVPASVGIATTKHVAKIASAHAKPDGLLLIPADSTLDFLHSLPVGALWGVGEKTREKLEYYGIHSVRELAALGENRLVRMIGASAGHSLYALAMGIDPRPVIAQREEKSMGKERTFFDLCDPHDAPNVLLEQSHSVARRLREAGVRAWTVGIKVRYADFTTISRSVTFGAPTDIGAEIFRAATHLFAQIPARGGLRLLGVRAENLDDGEAGIQLRIDDDGRGRRVESAVDEVLKKFGSSAASSASLIKNTHGGVP, encoded by the coding sequence ATGTCACGGGCACCGAGGTCAGCTGCGGCGAAGCGTAGCTGGGGGAGTGACGACTCGCAGACCAATATCATGCATGTGGATATGGACGCCTTTTTCGTGTCTGTTGAACTGCTCGAGCGTCCTGAGTTGCGCGGATTGCCAGTCGCCGTCGGCGGTGAGAGTCGTGGCGTTATTTCAGCGGCATCGTACGAGGCGCGGCGCTTCGGCGTGAACTCTGCGATGCCAGTGGCACGTGCCAAACGCATCTGCCCTGAGCTGATGATCATTCCACCCGACCATCACAAATACTCCGCGATCTCGAAGCGGATCATGTCACTTCTAGCTGACATCACTCCGACAGTGGAGCAACTATCAGTCGATGAGGCTTTTCTTGACGTCGGTGGTGCGCGCAAGGCAGTGGGAACCCCCGTAGAGATCGGCCGACGTCTGCGCGCTCGTATTCGTGACACCGTCGGCGTCCCTGCCTCGGTTGGAATCGCAACCACAAAGCATGTGGCGAAAATAGCTTCTGCACATGCCAAACCCGACGGCTTGCTCCTCATCCCAGCAGATTCCACTCTCGATTTTCTCCACTCATTGCCAGTGGGCGCCTTGTGGGGTGTCGGTGAGAAAACGCGCGAAAAACTCGAATACTACGGCATCCATTCAGTTCGTGAACTGGCAGCCCTCGGCGAGAATCGGCTTGTTCGCATGATTGGAGCAAGCGCTGGGCACTCGCTCTATGCGCTCGCGATGGGGATTGATCCTCGCCCGGTCATTGCCCAACGCGAAGAGAAATCGATGGGGAAGGAGCGCACTTTCTTCGATCTGTGTGACCCACATGACGCACCCAACGTACTCCTCGAGCAGTCGCATTCTGTCGCGCGTCGTCTGCGAGAGGCCGGGGTGCGTGCATGGACCGTCGGAATCAAAGTACGCTACGCCGATTTCACCACGATCTCTCGCTCGGTGACCTTCGGTGCCCCAACAGATATCGGCGCGGAGATTTTTCGTGCGGCGACGCACCTCTTCGCACAGATCCCGGCGCGTGGGGGTCTGAGGCTCCTGGGGGTGAGAGCCGAGAATCTTGACGACGGCGAGGCAGGTATCCAGCTGCGAATCGACGACGACGGGCGTGGTCGGCGCGTTGAGAGTGCGGTTGACGAAGTGCTGAAGAAATTCGGTTCGTCGGCAGCTTCGAGCGCATCCCTGATCAAGAATACTCACGGTGGGGTGCCGTGA
- the lexA gene encoding transcriptional repressor LexA: protein MNTSLSKRQLAIFQAIIEYQNDQGYSPTVREICDLTGLTSPSSVKYHLDVLESAGVLHKDPRRSRTIEITDLGSRLDTTTGEIRPLTQTSPPAISQSVRISDFDEDISAPVNVPLVGRIAAGGPILSDQVVEDVFPLPRQITGDGELFMLEVHGDSMIDAAICDGDWVVIRRQPTAENGEIVAAMIDGESTVKALSRANGHVWLLPRNSQYAPIPGDNAVVLGKVVTVLRAL, encoded by the coding sequence ATGAACACTTCACTTTCAAAGCGCCAACTTGCCATCTTCCAGGCCATTATCGAATACCAGAATGATCAGGGTTATTCACCGACAGTGCGCGAAATCTGCGATTTGACAGGCCTAACATCGCCTTCCTCTGTGAAATATCACCTTGATGTTCTCGAGTCAGCCGGGGTTCTTCATAAGGATCCTCGCCGTTCTCGGACAATTGAGATTACGGATCTTGGCTCACGCCTGGATACAACCACTGGCGAAATCCGCCCGCTGACGCAAACATCTCCCCCAGCTATTTCGCAGTCAGTTCGTATCAGCGATTTTGACGAAGACATCTCTGCCCCTGTCAATGTTCCCCTTGTAGGGAGAATTGCCGCGGGTGGCCCAATTTTGTCAGATCAAGTTGTCGAAGATGTCTTCCCACTCCCCCGGCAAATTACAGGCGATGGAGAACTCTTTATGCTGGAAGTCCACGGCGATTCAATGATCGACGCGGCAATTTGTGATGGAGACTGGGTGGTGATCCGTCGCCAGCCGACCGCTGAAAATGGCGAAATCGTGGCAGCCATGATTGACGGCGAATCCACCGTGAAAGCGCTCTCTCGAGCAAACGGCCACGTGTGGCTACTTCCACGCAACTCGCAGTATGCACCCATCCCTGGCGACAACGCAGTCGTCCTCGGCAAAGTTGTCACCGTGTTGCGAGCTTTATGA
- a CDS encoding PAC2 family protein, producing MPTYIHIDPSLGNIEVDTLVLNLVDRLVDAGEVAATMEAVISDLDFVGIASFDSDPLYDFRAQRPIATYADGRLADIAYPSMDLKLVTDVQGRTFLYISGQEPDFHWPVLARDIVEIATTYNISHLYSFGGMPAPVPHTRPADMVVRSTQPRENEILHAYVEHYATLADMVENEAGKRGLAATSIRTRVPAYLARADQPFFSAALAVAKMLASLGGPVIPVGDLEQRVDEQMAFLAAAVESNPELAELVTNLEDEYDKLPEGVGFVRNDDPTIPTSDEIGEAVERFLEMREEKPLEEAVKKSKAKNPPVRRGRHSWRTPPLEDTAHRSTAHNDDDTESPTSGDTVE from the coding sequence ATGCCCACATACATTCATATTGATCCAAGCCTTGGCAATATCGAGGTTGATACTCTCGTTTTGAATCTTGTGGATCGTTTGGTTGACGCCGGTGAGGTTGCGGCGACGATGGAAGCTGTCATTTCGGATCTCGATTTCGTCGGGATTGCCTCATTCGATTCGGACCCTCTTTATGATTTCCGTGCTCAACGGCCAATTGCCACATATGCTGATGGCCGTTTAGCAGATATCGCATACCCATCGATGGATCTCAAGCTTGTCACTGACGTTCAGGGGCGAACATTCCTTTACATCAGCGGCCAGGAGCCAGATTTCCACTGGCCGGTTTTGGCTCGAGATATCGTCGAAATCGCCACCACCTACAACATTTCACATCTGTACTCATTTGGCGGAATGCCGGCACCTGTCCCGCATACGCGCCCGGCAGATATGGTGGTGCGCTCGACTCAGCCGCGCGAGAATGAAATTCTTCACGCTTACGTCGAGCACTACGCCACACTTGCCGACATGGTAGAAAACGAGGCGGGCAAACGCGGCCTTGCGGCTACCTCTATCCGCACTCGTGTGCCTGCGTACCTCGCGCGTGCAGACCAACCGTTCTTTTCGGCCGCGCTCGCTGTAGCGAAAATGTTGGCGTCGCTTGGCGGCCCAGTGATCCCTGTTGGAGATCTTGAGCAACGTGTGGATGAACAGATGGCATTCCTTGCAGCAGCAGTGGAATCGAACCCAGAACTCGCTGAACTGGTGACAAACCTTGAGGATGAGTACGACAAGCTCCCTGAGGGTGTTGGGTTCGTTCGCAATGACGATCCAACGATCCCGACCTCGGACGAGATCGGTGAAGCAGTGGAACGTTTCTTGGAGATGCGTGAAGAGAAACCACTCGAAGAGGCAGTGAAGAAGTCCAAAGCGAAGAACCCTCCTGTGCGTCGTGGACGCCATTCATGGCGCACGCCGCCGTTGGAAGACACCGCTCACCGCTCCACCGCACACAACGATGACGACACCGAGTCGCCGACGTCGGGGGATACCGTCGAGTAA
- a CDS encoding spermidine synthase, whose translation MDTITATTDMSRLRVEPVPGTDIVTLYIDDAESSALDLHDPTHLEFEYMQQMRIAIDATFDTGAPLRVLHLGGAGCAFARALDAERKNSRQLAIEIDPQLATLARQWFDLPSSPRLRIRSEDARRTLDTNKGSWHVIVRDAFYRARVPMQLATVEAHAAASRLLAQGGLYLLNTAGGSLSDVYQESAAVLESFSHLIAITDPAIARGKRRGNVVLVASDSPINTAQIDRHVRRLSLPTTVVGQTALEKAARSASPLTDAAVGWPFDEQ comes from the coding sequence ATGGATACGATCACCGCAACCACAGACATGTCCCGACTACGAGTTGAGCCTGTGCCTGGCACGGATATCGTCACGCTCTACATCGACGATGCCGAATCGTCAGCACTGGACCTTCACGATCCAACTCATCTCGAGTTCGAGTATATGCAACAGATGCGAATTGCGATTGACGCAACCTTTGACACTGGCGCCCCTCTTCGTGTTCTTCACCTGGGCGGAGCTGGCTGTGCATTCGCTCGAGCACTGGACGCTGAGCGCAAGAATTCGCGCCAGCTCGCAATCGAAATTGATCCGCAACTCGCAACGCTCGCACGACAGTGGTTCGATTTGCCGTCCTCTCCCCGATTGCGGATTCGCAGCGAAGATGCACGTCGCACTCTCGACACGAATAAGGGATCGTGGCATGTGATTGTTCGCGATGCATTCTATCGTGCTCGCGTACCCATGCAGCTGGCGACCGTGGAGGCACATGCAGCAGCATCGCGCCTCTTAGCCCAAGGTGGATTATATTTGTTGAACACTGCCGGCGGATCGCTCAGCGATGTCTATCAAGAGTCAGCTGCTGTTCTTGAAAGCTTTTCCCACCTCATCGCCATTACTGACCCAGCGATTGCCCGAGGGAAACGTCGCGGAAACGTGGTACTCGTCGCATCTGACTCACCGATTAATACAGCGCAGATCGACCGACATGTTCGCCGGTTATCGTTGCCGACCACCGTCGTCGGACAGACCGCACTCGAGAAAGCCGCCCGTAGCGCTTCGCCACTCACCGACGCCGCCGTCGGCTGGCCATTCGACGAGCAGTGA
- a CDS encoding MFS transporter — protein MRRGALRVWMSAMAIYVVAMAGRTSLGVVGLEAMDRFSMSASVLSLFTVVQLGVYALAQIPVGIALDRFGTRRVMVVGAVAMAIGQVGIAYVPSVSAALAVRALIGMGDATAFTAVLRVIPAWFAPVHVPVMTQLTSIFGQLGQVISSVPFAAAVAVWGWGTGFSLLAILGVIVAVLGLILIRNTPTNFSAFAEHDRKRLASVTSSVEVSSSAPGIWETLRNPGTLLGFWVHFVACFPPMAFLLLWGVPFFQVHDAMPKAQASAMLIINTLFGIILGPIIGRLVAAHPLRRSWIVYGTSAISASAFAVVLLLPAPTPLVGSVFLLFSTALSGVASNVAFDFARTSVDPRRLGTANGLINMGGFVSGLSAALIIGFVLDLVSPRGVYTARSYSIAMASQFVLLLALGAVEYYKRKVRHDREANGGPKVPPLSDVIHRYQERWDRRRQAHITARRMASRRRRR, from the coding sequence ATGAGACGCGGAGCCTTGCGCGTGTGGATGTCGGCGATGGCGATCTATGTCGTGGCAATGGCTGGCCGAACCTCACTTGGTGTGGTCGGTTTGGAGGCGATGGATCGCTTTTCGATGTCAGCCTCCGTGCTCTCGTTGTTTACTGTTGTTCAGCTAGGTGTTTACGCATTAGCTCAGATTCCTGTAGGGATCGCACTGGACCGTTTCGGTACGCGCAGAGTGATGGTGGTCGGAGCCGTTGCGATGGCAATCGGACAAGTGGGGATTGCTTATGTCCCCTCAGTTTCCGCCGCGCTCGCGGTACGCGCACTTATCGGTATGGGGGATGCGACGGCCTTCACAGCAGTGCTTCGCGTGATTCCCGCATGGTTCGCTCCAGTTCACGTTCCGGTCATGACTCAGCTTACGTCAATCTTCGGTCAGCTCGGGCAGGTGATTTCCTCAGTGCCGTTCGCTGCGGCAGTGGCCGTGTGGGGGTGGGGCACAGGGTTCTCTCTCTTGGCCATACTCGGGGTCATTGTTGCTGTGCTGGGATTGATCCTGATTCGAAACACTCCGACCAATTTCTCGGCATTCGCTGAACATGATCGTAAGCGCCTGGCATCAGTGACAAGCTCTGTGGAAGTGAGCTCCTCGGCGCCGGGTATATGGGAAACGTTGCGCAATCCAGGAACGTTACTGGGATTCTGGGTACATTTTGTTGCCTGCTTCCCGCCAATGGCATTCCTCCTTCTATGGGGAGTGCCCTTCTTTCAGGTACATGATGCAATGCCTAAAGCGCAGGCTAGTGCGATGTTGATCATCAACACTCTTTTCGGCATCATCCTGGGTCCCATTATTGGCCGTCTTGTCGCTGCCCACCCATTACGACGTTCGTGGATTGTCTATGGAACGAGTGCAATATCGGCGTCGGCGTTCGCAGTCGTTCTCCTGCTCCCTGCGCCGACACCCCTTGTTGGGAGTGTATTCTTGCTTTTCTCCACGGCATTGAGCGGCGTCGCGTCAAATGTCGCCTTCGACTTTGCGCGAACAAGTGTGGATCCCAGGAGACTTGGCACTGCCAATGGGTTGATTAACATGGGCGGTTTTGTTTCCGGCCTGAGCGCAGCGTTGATCATCGGTTTTGTCCTCGATCTTGTCTCTCCTCGCGGCGTCTACACTGCGCGCAGTTACTCGATTGCGATGGCGTCACAGTTCGTATTACTCCTCGCACTTGGAGCAGTCGAATACTACAAGCGCAAAGTGCGTCATGATCGAGAAGCGAACGGCGGGCCGAAAGTGCCTCCGCTTAGTGATGTGATCCACCGCTACCAAGAACGTTGGGATCGGCGTCGGCAGGCACACATCACTGCTCGTCGAATGGCCAGCCGACGGCGGCGTCGGTGA
- a CDS encoding ATP-dependent DNA helicase, with protein sequence MSDNLDLEESVRALHVVIDSMNGTTREGQETMAHAVYETLIDGAHLLVQAGTGTGKSFGYLVPALLWNAKTSQRVIISTATLALQRQIMTSDAPRVAAAIGEITGTQPRVALLKGWNNYICLRKANGGYPEDGTLLSRAEAEVGATATGEEVVRARDWAMVTDTGDRDDLVPGVSDRAWAQVSIPKAECIGEKCPLRASCFPVLARAQADEADIVVTNHAMLGVAATKTPVLPEADAYIIDEAHDLVDRVTNQLTRSLSKGDITGVVRMLRTAKILPGPLEDTAEDLAEVLASLGEERLTSIPAPLIDVVTRLLGQVQDVGEEVSTLSTSNEDLATSKQILRSRLGEIAHVCEGILSGEVDDETLVAWVSQIPDGPSFLNLAPLDVAAPIADELFEGKPVVLTSATLKIGGKFDAIASKVGFAFPSQGPWEGIDVGSPFDPQRQGVLYIAQNLAEPGKDGYGQEHLDEIVELVRSSRGGALALFTSRAASDRAVEYVRERVDLPFFAQGEDQLSTLVEKFAADPHASLFGTLSLWQGVDVPGLTNRLVIIDRIPFPRPNDPLMQARKAHVDAHQGNGFMQVTAAHAALLLAQGAGRLLRRVDDRGVVVILDPRLVRKRYGSYLMASIPRMWYTSERDVVCGVLGRLADQVEPEITV encoded by the coding sequence GTGAGTGACAATCTCGATCTTGAGGAATCGGTGCGCGCGCTCCACGTCGTCATCGATTCAATGAATGGAACTACCCGTGAAGGGCAGGAAACGATGGCGCACGCCGTCTATGAAACGCTCATTGACGGTGCGCATCTCCTGGTTCAAGCGGGAACTGGAACAGGAAAATCCTTTGGGTACCTCGTTCCTGCACTGCTATGGAATGCGAAAACCTCTCAACGTGTCATTATTTCAACGGCCACACTTGCTCTCCAACGCCAGATTATGACCTCAGACGCACCACGAGTCGCTGCGGCGATTGGTGAGATAACTGGCACCCAGCCTCGCGTTGCCCTGTTGAAAGGGTGGAATAACTACATTTGCCTGCGAAAAGCGAACGGAGGTTATCCCGAAGATGGTACGTTGCTTTCGCGTGCCGAGGCAGAGGTGGGCGCTACTGCAACGGGCGAAGAAGTGGTTCGCGCCCGCGATTGGGCGATGGTGACTGACACAGGTGATCGCGATGATCTTGTGCCGGGAGTCAGTGACCGTGCCTGGGCGCAGGTCTCGATTCCCAAGGCCGAGTGTATTGGTGAGAAGTGTCCGCTGCGTGCCTCATGTTTTCCTGTGCTTGCCCGTGCTCAGGCCGACGAGGCAGACATTGTGGTGACGAACCATGCGATGCTCGGTGTGGCGGCAACAAAAACTCCTGTTCTGCCCGAAGCAGATGCGTACATCATTGACGAAGCGCATGATTTAGTCGATCGGGTGACAAATCAACTCACCCGTTCGCTGTCCAAAGGTGACATCACCGGCGTCGTGAGAATGTTGCGAACAGCGAAAATCCTACCGGGGCCGCTTGAGGATACTGCCGAGGACCTTGCCGAGGTACTTGCTTCTCTCGGCGAGGAACGCCTGACCTCGATTCCGGCTCCTTTAATCGACGTCGTGACTCGACTGTTGGGGCAGGTGCAGGACGTCGGAGAAGAAGTCAGCACCCTATCGACGTCGAACGAAGATCTTGCGACGTCAAAGCAGATTTTGCGCTCGCGACTGGGAGAAATTGCGCACGTGTGTGAAGGGATTCTCTCAGGTGAGGTTGACGATGAAACTCTTGTTGCTTGGGTAAGCCAAATTCCAGACGGCCCGTCGTTTTTGAATTTGGCGCCGCTGGACGTCGCAGCACCGATTGCTGACGAATTGTTTGAGGGGAAGCCAGTAGTGCTCACGTCGGCGACCCTCAAAATTGGTGGGAAGTTTGATGCGATCGCATCGAAGGTGGGGTTTGCCTTCCCCTCACAAGGGCCGTGGGAGGGAATCGACGTGGGAAGTCCTTTCGATCCGCAACGCCAAGGCGTGTTGTATATCGCGCAGAATCTTGCCGAGCCTGGGAAAGATGGCTACGGCCAAGAACATCTTGATGAGATCGTTGAATTAGTACGATCATCGCGAGGAGGTGCGCTGGCGCTCTTCACTTCGCGTGCCGCAAGCGATAGAGCGGTTGAATATGTGCGCGAGCGTGTCGATCTGCCGTTCTTTGCTCAGGGGGAGGATCAGTTATCGACGCTGGTGGAGAAATTCGCTGCAGATCCTCATGCGTCTCTTTTTGGCACGTTGTCGTTGTGGCAGGGAGTTGATGTCCCCGGGTTGACGAACCGACTTGTGATTATCGACCGGATTCCGTTTCCGCGTCCGAACGATCCCTTGATGCAGGCGCGTAAAGCGCATGTTGATGCTCATCAAGGCAATGGCTTTATGCAAGTGACTGCGGCTCATGCGGCTCTTCTTTTGGCACAGGGCGCGGGGCGTTTGCTCCGACGCGTTGATGACCGCGGAGTAGTTGTGATTCTGGATCCGCGATTGGTGCGCAAGCGCTATGGTTCTTACCTGATGGCTTCTATCCCAAGGATGTGGTATACGTCTGAACGGGACGTCGTCTGCGGAGTTTTAGGGAGACTTGCCGATCAGGTTGAGCCAGAAATCACGGTGTGA
- a CDS encoding LysM peptidoglycan-binding domain-containing protein, producing the protein MSALAIAPAMRVKERSDTHKEVGHRGGDYVRPDRPVCARVTPLRAVDSALSADEIFAPHHIAPVRIVRESGMWKEVHPSSRQGGRRPRRVVAHKQLRTVSPSYRRVLVDRSDGRSALTGSLESTLHVLITVLMAGVALLAGMAIVSVLGLGAANADTMRVQEGQSLTSIASLVMTDRPTADVISDIRSMNGLDSDQIRVGQELLLPAY; encoded by the coding sequence ATGAGCGCACTCGCAATTGCGCCTGCTATGCGTGTTAAAGAGCGATCAGACACGCACAAGGAAGTCGGCCATCGTGGTGGCGACTATGTCCGCCCGGATCGCCCTGTCTGCGCTCGTGTTACCCCACTCCGTGCAGTCGATAGCGCGTTGAGTGCAGATGAGATTTTTGCCCCGCATCACATCGCTCCGGTGCGTATCGTTCGCGAATCGGGAATGTGGAAAGAGGTTCATCCATCGTCTCGCCAGGGTGGCCGCCGCCCTCGTCGCGTGGTTGCACACAAACAATTGCGTACGGTATCGCCGAGTTATCGGCGTGTTCTGGTTGATCGATCCGATGGGCGCTCAGCTCTTACTGGCTCACTTGAATCAACGTTGCATGTCTTGATAACGGTACTCATGGCCGGCGTCGCTCTCCTCGCTGGCATGGCTATTGTCAGCGTGTTAGGGCTGGGCGCAGCTAACGCAGACACTATGAGAGTTCAAGAAGGACAAAGTCTGACTTCCATCGCTTCTCTTGTGATGACTGATCGTCCAACAGCCGACGTTATCTCCGACATCCGCTCAATGAATGGGTTGGATTCGGATCAGATCCGGGTAGGCCAGGAGTTGCTTCTCCCGGCCTACTGA
- the nrdR gene encoding transcriptional regulator NrdR: MNCPFCRYGDSKVIDTRPSDDGLSIRRRRECLHCHRRYTTTETAGLMVKKHSGTTELFSREKIIAGVGKACKGRPVTSAQLAVLAQEVEDLVRLNGSAHITTDDIGKAVLGPLKHLDKVAYLRFASVYLDFSSLEDFEEAITSLK, translated from the coding sequence ATGAACTGCCCATTTTGTCGCTATGGCGATTCGAAAGTGATTGATACGCGTCCGTCGGATGATGGCTTGTCGATTCGTCGTCGGCGGGAGTGTCTCCATTGCCACCGCCGCTACACGACAACCGAAACTGCGGGCCTCATGGTCAAAAAACATTCTGGCACCACGGAGCTTTTTTCGCGTGAGAAAATCATCGCCGGTGTGGGTAAAGCGTGCAAAGGGCGGCCCGTCACAAGTGCCCAGCTTGCTGTCCTCGCGCAGGAAGTTGAGGATTTAGTTCGTTTGAATGGGTCTGCGCATATCACTACCGACGATATCGGCAAAGCAGTACTTGGCCCCCTTAAACATCTCGACAAGGTTGCTTACTTGAGGTTCGCATCCGTGTATCTCGATTTTTCGTCATTGGAGGATTTTGAGGAGGCAATTACCTCCCTTAAATGA
- a CDS encoding HelD family protein — translation MGTKDAISQEQEFVDQAYAALDSERSRYETQLARVRRQGGGGTPGARRERDSFATHYEDNLIRLRNLENKLVLGRLDLTDGTAHHIGRLTLRDDDGAVLLIDWRAPQSEPFYQATALEPGNVIRRRHIQLRFRSVTGVEDELLASQETNELNLTGEGALFAAMNKARDGKMGDIVATIQAEQDRIIRADARGILVVQGGPGTGKTAVALHRAAYLLYAQREHLARSGVLIIGPSEAFLTYIDAVLPSLGETNVVSSTIDHLLPGVRPSISESEAVARLKGRIEWAAIAKRAVKRMLEKPARADVAVMVGSHKLVLTRKLVAQAQAKARATELPHNEARETYAKFLVKELARQLADVQEVTFEDNAWLLADVAESLDARREINRHWLPSSPQQLLERLLAFPEHLADVALEFNDAQRALLLRPKGTGVTSADIAIMDEMAEHLGTFESDAAKHVRHAQEAQARELGEYASSTMKAMNLGGGIVSSAKLVEHLTDDASGMTLAERAGNDRTWTYGHVVVDEAQELSPMQWRMVARRNPQRSMTVVGDLDQYPAGPPAGGWAEVLGSMAQFTHEEVLTVSYRTPKEILDRAQHMMDAVGYRVRPVRAARSVPGAYAFHRLDSEQLRTALDIHVREQCDFLDDLYGEGFGTLAVITPRGSDFLPPSSNKRVTVLSAREAKGLEFDSVIVVEPEAIMSDGPGDLYVALTRATQQMIVLSSTNIPGATD, via the coding sequence GTGGGCACAAAGGATGCGATTAGCCAGGAGCAAGAGTTTGTTGACCAGGCGTACGCTGCTCTCGATTCGGAGCGTTCTCGTTATGAGACGCAACTGGCTCGCGTGCGCCGCCAAGGAGGTGGTGGCACGCCAGGGGCACGCCGCGAGCGCGATTCATTCGCCACTCATTATGAAGACAACCTCATCCGTCTTCGAAACCTTGAAAACAAGCTTGTCTTAGGACGGCTAGATTTGACTGATGGCACGGCTCACCACATCGGAAGGCTGACCTTGCGCGACGACGACGGTGCTGTTCTTCTTATCGACTGGCGCGCTCCGCAGTCGGAACCATTCTATCAAGCTACCGCTCTCGAACCGGGCAATGTTATTCGCCGTCGCCATATTCAACTTCGCTTCCGTTCAGTGACAGGGGTCGAAGATGAGCTCTTAGCGTCGCAAGAAACGAACGAGCTCAACCTCACTGGTGAAGGTGCGCTCTTCGCTGCGATGAATAAAGCCCGCGACGGCAAGATGGGCGATATCGTCGCTACGATCCAAGCTGAGCAGGATCGTATTATCCGTGCTGACGCCCGCGGCATCCTGGTCGTCCAAGGCGGCCCAGGAACCGGAAAGACCGCCGTCGCACTCCATCGCGCAGCCTATCTCCTCTACGCACAGCGTGAACATCTAGCGCGGTCAGGCGTCTTGATTATTGGCCCCTCTGAAGCGTTTTTGACATATATTGATGCGGTTCTGCCCTCGCTGGGTGAGACCAACGTTGTGTCCTCAACCATCGATCATCTTCTTCCTGGCGTACGTCCGAGTATCAGCGAATCGGAAGCAGTGGCAAGACTCAAGGGACGCATCGAGTGGGCAGCAATCGCAAAACGAGCAGTGAAGCGGATGCTTGAAAAGCCCGCCCGTGCTGATGTGGCAGTCATGGTGGGATCTCACAAACTTGTCCTGACTCGAAAACTCGTTGCGCAGGCACAAGCGAAGGCACGAGCAACCGAGCTTCCACACAATGAAGCACGTGAAACGTATGCAAAATTCCTAGTGAAGGAACTCGCCAGGCAGCTTGCAGACGTTCAAGAGGTCACTTTCGAAGATAATGCATGGTTACTTGCTGACGTGGCAGAATCGCTTGACGCTCGACGTGAAATTAACCGGCACTGGCTTCCATCGTCCCCCCAACAGCTGCTCGAACGTCTATTGGCATTCCCAGAGCACTTGGCCGACGTCGCCCTGGAATTTAATGATGCTCAGCGAGCTCTCCTCCTGCGGCCAAAAGGAACTGGCGTGACGAGTGCAGATATTGCGATCATGGACGAAATGGCTGAGCACTTGGGGACATTCGAATCCGATGCTGCGAAACATGTTCGCCACGCGCAAGAAGCTCAAGCACGTGAACTCGGTGAATACGCTTCGTCAACGATGAAGGCGATGAATCTCGGGGGTGGAATCGTCAGCTCAGCAAAGCTTGTCGAACATCTCACTGATGATGCAAGCGGGATGACACTAGCAGAGCGTGCAGGAAATGATCGAACGTGGACCTATGGTCACGTCGTCGTCGATGAAGCGCAAGAACTCTCACCGATGCAGTGGCGTATGGTGGCACGGCGCAACCCGCAACGGTCGATGACAGTTGTGGGCGATCTTGATCAGTATCCAGCAGGCCCTCCCGCAGGCGGCTGGGCCGAAGTACTTGGTTCGATGGCACAGTTCACGCACGAAGAAGTTCTGACAGTCTCGTATCGAACTCCAAAGGAAATTCTTGACCGCGCACAACACATGATGGATGCGGTTGGTTATCGAGTGCGTCCAGTTCGGGCAGCTCGAAGTGTGCCTGGAGCCTATGCGTTCCACCGTCTGGATTCAGAGCAACTACGCACTGCGCTCGATATCCACGTACGCGAACAGTGTGATTTTCTCGATGACCTCTACGGTGAAGGTTTTGGCACTCTCGCAGTCATTACTCCGAGAGGATCGGACTTCTTACCTCCCTCATCGAATAAACGAGTCACCGTACTCAGTGCCCGTGAAGCGAAAGGTCTTGAGTTTGATTCCGTGATTGTCGTTGAGCCCGAGGCTATCATGTCTGATGGGCCTGGCGATCTCTACGTTGCGTTGACCCGCGCGACCCAGCAGATGATCGTGCTGAGCTCAACGAATATCCCTGGAGCCACTGACTAA